In Vibrio hippocampi, a single genomic region encodes these proteins:
- the ribH gene encoding 6,7-dimethyl-8-ribityllumazine synthase, with product MKVIEGGFPAPNAKIAIVISRFNSFINESLLSGAIDTLKRHGQVSEDNITVVRCPGAVELPLVAQRVAKTGKFDAIVSLGTVIRGGTPHFDYVCSECNKGLAQVSLEYSLPVAFGVLTVDTIDQAIERAGTKAGNKGAEAALSALEMINVLSEIDS from the coding sequence ATGAAAGTTATCGAGGGTGGCTTCCCAGCACCAAACGCAAAAATTGCTATTGTTATTTCCCGTTTCAATAGCTTCATCAACGAGAGTTTACTCTCTGGTGCTATCGATACTTTGAAACGCCACGGCCAAGTAAGCGAAGACAACATTACGGTTGTACGTTGCCCTGGTGCCGTTGAATTACCGCTTGTTGCTCAACGTGTAGCAAAAACCGGCAAGTTCGACGCCATTGTATCTCTGGGTACAGTCATTCGTGGCGGTACGCCACATTTCGACTATGTTTGTAGTGAGTGTAATAAAGGTCTTGCACAAGTGTCTCTGGAATATAGCCTACCAGTAGCCTTTGGTGTATTGACTGTTGATACCATAGATCAAGCTATTGAGCGTGCCGGAACCAAGGCTGGTAATAAAGGTGCAGAGGCTGCACTGAGCGCGCTTGAAATGATCAACGTTCTTTCTGAAATCGATTCCTAA
- the ribD gene encoding bifunctional diaminohydroxyphosphoribosylaminopyrimidine deaminase/5-amino-6-(5-phosphoribosylamino)uracil reductase RibD, whose protein sequence is MTQFSPQDYQMMSRAIKLAYRGRFTTTPNPNVGCVITKEGEVVGEGYHFKAGEPHAEVHALAMAGSLAQGATAYVTLEPCSHYGRTPPCAKGLIDAGIKKVVCAMSDPNPQVAGQGFELLRQAGIEVSVGLLEDEARKLNRGFLKKMETKMPFVQLKMAASLDGQTALANGQSQWITGPEARRDVQLFRAQASAILSTSQTVIEDDASLNVRWSELPNSVTSVLSEPQLRQPKRAILDTHSRLTPLLKLYQAGGEIIHISPSQGEINAPICEGKVDLNWTLKTLADEHQVNHVWVEAGATLASSMIKQQLVDELIIYLAPKLMGADGRGLIGALGLTSMQDVIDLEIDDIRLVGQDIRIIARPVYK, encoded by the coding sequence ATGACACAATTTAGCCCGCAAGATTATCAGATGATGAGCCGCGCTATTAAGCTGGCTTATCGCGGACGTTTTACCACTACCCCAAACCCTAATGTCGGCTGCGTCATCACCAAAGAAGGTGAGGTCGTGGGCGAGGGCTATCATTTTAAAGCGGGTGAACCGCATGCTGAAGTTCATGCTCTCGCTATGGCGGGGAGTTTAGCGCAGGGTGCGACCGCATATGTCACTTTAGAACCCTGCTCTCACTATGGTCGAACGCCGCCTTGCGCCAAAGGCTTAATTGATGCCGGCATCAAGAAAGTCGTCTGTGCGATGAGTGATCCTAATCCTCAAGTCGCTGGACAGGGCTTTGAGCTACTGCGACAAGCCGGCATTGAAGTTTCAGTCGGTTTGCTTGAAGACGAAGCGCGCAAACTCAATCGAGGTTTCCTTAAAAAAATGGAAACCAAGATGCCTTTTGTTCAGCTTAAAATGGCGGCCAGTCTTGATGGTCAAACGGCGCTAGCCAATGGACAAAGTCAGTGGATTACCGGACCTGAAGCGAGGCGTGATGTGCAGTTATTTCGCGCCCAGGCCAGTGCCATTCTCTCCACCAGTCAAACGGTGATTGAGGATGACGCATCATTGAATGTGCGATGGAGCGAACTGCCCAACTCGGTCACTTCAGTCTTGAGCGAACCACAGCTTAGACAGCCCAAACGCGCTATTCTTGATACTCACTCACGATTAACGCCTTTGCTGAAACTTTATCAAGCCGGAGGCGAGATTATTCATATCTCTCCTTCTCAGGGCGAGATCAACGCGCCGATATGTGAAGGCAAAGTGGATCTGAATTGGACATTAAAGACGCTAGCGGATGAGCATCAAGTCAATCATGTTTGGGTTGAAGCTGGTGCGACGTTAGCCAGTTCGATGATCAAACAGCAATTAGTCGACGAGCTGATTATCTATTTAGCACCTAAGCTAATGGGAGCCGATGGGCGAGGTTTAATTGGCGCTTTGGGTTTGACATCGATGCAGGATGTTATTGACTTAGAGATAGATGATATTCGTTTGGTTGGGCAAGATATTCGTATTATTGCCAGACCGGTTTATAAGTAG
- the purU gene encoding formyltetrahydrofolate deformylase — protein MEKKTLLTHCSDAPGLISKITNICYKHQLNIVHNNEFVDNASGHFFMRTELQGYFNDDTLLADLDQALPAGTKRKLVSSDRKRIVILVTKEAHCLGDILMKNFDGSLDVEIAAVVGNYDTLKDLTEKFGIPYHCVSHVDLSREQHEAKMLEVIDQYQADYLVLAKYMRVLTPGFVEKYHHKIINIHHSFLPAFIGAKPYQQAFDRGVKIIGATAHFVTNDLDEGPIIKQDVIPVDHNFSAQDMAQAGRDVEKNVLSKALNKVVNDHVFVYGNKTVIL, from the coding sequence ATGGAAAAGAAAACCTTGCTGACCCACTGCAGCGATGCGCCAGGTCTAATCTCAAAAATTACCAATATTTGTTATAAACATCAGCTCAATATCGTACACAACAATGAATTTGTGGATAACGCCAGCGGCCACTTTTTTATGCGTACCGAGCTACAAGGTTACTTCAATGATGACACCTTACTCGCGGACTTAGACCAAGCGCTACCCGCAGGGACTAAGCGCAAACTTGTCAGTTCCGATCGTAAGCGCATTGTTATCTTAGTCACCAAAGAGGCGCACTGCCTGGGTGATATCCTAATGAAAAACTTCGATGGAAGCTTGGATGTCGAAATTGCTGCCGTTGTCGGCAATTACGATACCCTTAAAGATCTCACTGAAAAGTTTGGCATCCCTTATCACTGTGTCTCTCACGTCGACCTTAGCCGCGAACAACACGAAGCGAAAATGCTTGAAGTTATCGACCAGTATCAAGCTGACTATCTGGTATTAGCGAAATACATGCGAGTTCTTACACCGGGCTTTGTTGAAAAGTATCACCACAAAATCATCAACATCCACCACAGCTTCTTACCTGCTTTTATTGGCGCTAAGCCATACCAGCAAGCATTTGACCGTGGGGTGAAAATTATTGGCGCGACGGCGCACTTCGTTACCAATGATCTTGATGAAGGCCCCATCATCAAACAGGATGTGATTCCAGTTGACCATAACTTTAGCGCTCAAGATATGGCTCAGGCGGGTCGCGATGTTGAAAAAAACGTACTGTCAAAAGCGCTCAATAAAGTCGTCAATGACCACGTTTTCGTTTACGGTAACAAAACCGTTATTCTCTAA
- the pgpA gene encoding phosphatidylglycerophosphatase A, whose translation MTNPLTLISLKNPWHLLATGFGSGLSPVVPGTMGTLAAIPFYLLLIQLPFWLYCVAVVASCIVGIKICQVTSDDMGVHDHGSIVWDEFAGFWITMGVVPLLGISAYDWKWLATGFVLFRFFDMVKPWPIGWLDKRVHGGLGIMVDDIVAGVMAAIALYFVACYAGWLPTS comes from the coding sequence ATGACGAACCCATTAACGCTTATTTCTCTCAAAAACCCGTGGCATCTTCTGGCTACCGGGTTTGGTAGCGGTCTATCACCAGTCGTTCCCGGCACAATGGGAACTCTGGCGGCAATCCCATTTTATCTGTTATTGATACAGTTACCTTTCTGGCTTTATTGTGTGGCGGTGGTAGCAAGTTGTATTGTCGGTATCAAGATTTGCCAAGTGACGTCTGATGATATGGGCGTTCATGATCACGGCTCGATTGTTTGGGACGAGTTTGCTGGCTTTTGGATCACCATGGGCGTGGTGCCGTTACTGGGAATTTCTGCCTATGATTGGAAATGGTTAGCGACCGGTTTTGTCCTGTTTCGCTTTTTCGATATGGTGAAACCTTGGCCGATTGGCTGGTTGGACAAACGGGTTCATGGTGGCTTGGGTATTATGGTCGATGATATTGTTGCGGGTGTGATGGCGGCGATTGCGCTGTATTTTGTTGCTTGCTATGCGGGTTGGTTACCTACTAGCTAA
- the ribBA gene encoding bifunctional 3,4-dihydroxy-2-butanone-4-phosphate synthase/GTP cyclohydrolase II — protein sequence MPISTPQEIIEDIRLGKMVILMDDEDRENEGDLIMAAEHVTPEAINFMATYGRGLICLTMTKERCVSLGLPPMVQDNNAQYTTNFTVSIEAAEGVTTGISAADRARTVQAAVAKDAKAVDLVQPGHIFPLAAQDGGVLTRAGHTEAGCDLAKLAGLEPASVIVEILNDDGTMARRPDLEIFAEKHGIKLGTIADLIEYRNNTETTIERVAACHLPTEFGDFELVTFRDTIDNQIHHALCSGDLSKGTPLVRVHLQDTFTDILHSNRSSDRSWSLEKAMSRIAQEGGVLVILGNEESTDLLVHKIKMFEQQDKGQAPTMAKKQGTSRRVGVGSQILADLGICEMRLLSSADKKYHALGGFGLTVTEYVTQ from the coding sequence ATGCCAATTAGTACGCCTCAAGAAATTATCGAAGATATTCGACTAGGAAAAATGGTCATTCTGATGGATGACGAAGATCGTGAAAACGAAGGCGATCTTATTATGGCTGCTGAGCATGTGACGCCAGAAGCGATCAACTTTATGGCGACGTATGGCCGCGGTCTTATCTGCTTGACCATGACTAAAGAACGTTGTGTTTCTTTGGGTTTGCCGCCTATGGTGCAAGATAACAATGCCCAGTACACGACCAATTTCACTGTCTCAATTGAAGCGGCGGAAGGTGTGACCACCGGTATTTCTGCGGCGGATCGTGCTCGTACGGTTCAAGCTGCGGTCGCGAAAGATGCGAAAGCAGTGGATTTGGTACAACCGGGTCATATCTTCCCGTTGGCTGCGCAAGATGGTGGTGTATTAACTCGCGCAGGTCACACCGAAGCTGGTTGTGATCTGGCAAAACTCGCTGGTCTTGAGCCAGCGTCGGTGATTGTCGAAATTTTGAATGATGACGGCACCATGGCACGCCGTCCTGATCTGGAAATTTTTGCAGAAAAGCACGGCATCAAGCTAGGCACCATTGCCGATCTTATTGAATACCGAAATAATACAGAAACCACGATTGAGCGCGTGGCGGCCTGTCATCTACCCACAGAATTTGGTGATTTTGAGCTGGTGACTTTCCGTGACACGATCGATAACCAAATTCACCATGCGCTGTGCAGTGGCGATTTATCAAAGGGAACGCCGTTAGTACGCGTTCACTTGCAAGATACATTTACCGATATTCTGCACTCTAATCGCAGTTCTGATCGTAGCTGGTCACTAGAAAAAGCCATGAGCCGTATCGCTCAAGAGGGCGGTGTATTGGTCATCTTAGGTAATGAGGAGTCGACCGACCTTCTTGTTCACAAGATCAAGATGTTTGAGCAGCAAGACAAGGGTCAAGCACCGACAATGGCAAAGAAACAAGGGACTTCTCGTCGCGTCGGTGTTGGTTCTCAAATTCTTGCGGATCTGGGCATTTGTGAAATGCGCCTACTCTCTTCAGCAGATAAAAAATACCACGCGTTAGGTGGCTTTGGTTTGACTGTGACTGAGTATGTGACTCAATAA
- the nrdR gene encoding transcriptional regulator NrdR produces MHCPFCSENDTKVIDSRLVADGHQVRRRRQCLACSERFTTFETAELVMPKVIKSNGNREPFDKDKMVGGIQRALEKRPVSADSIELAISHIESQLRATGEREVPSEMIGNLVMNQLKELDKVAYIRFASVYRSFEDIREFGEEIAKLES; encoded by the coding sequence ATGCATTGTCCCTTTTGTTCTGAAAATGACACAAAAGTTATAGATTCGAGACTTGTTGCTGACGGACATCAAGTAAGACGCCGTCGTCAATGTTTGGCGTGTAGCGAACGATTTACTACGTTTGAAACCGCAGAACTCGTGATGCCAAAAGTGATCAAGTCAAACGGCAATCGAGAACCGTTTGATAAAGACAAAATGGTAGGCGGCATTCAGCGCGCATTAGAAAAGCGCCCAGTGAGTGCAGACTCCATAGAACTTGCGATTAGCCATATTGAGTCGCAACTGCGTGCGACAGGCGAGCGAGAAGTGCCGAGTGAGATGATAGGCAACCTAGTGATGAATCAGCTAAAAGAGTTGGATAAGGTTGCTTATATACGCTTTGCTTCTGTTTATCGCAGCTTTGAAGATATTCGAGAGTTTGGTGAAGAAATCGCCAAATTGGAAAGCTGA
- the thiL gene encoding thiamine-phosphate kinase has product MSGEFSLIDQYFAHQQACRPDVILAQGDDCAVVQVPAGQQVAISTDTLVAGTHFLHNADPAMIAHKALASNISDLAAMGAQPAWVSMGISLPEVDHDWLKAFCDAFFNLADYYGIQLIGGDTTKGPLVITLTVQGLVPAGEAMTRSGAKVGDLVYVTGHLGDAKAGLDVILETHQHSNKALNNTLLERHFLSSPRVAAGLQLRGLASAAIDISDGLVADLGHILKRSNVGADLYVDQLPVSQELKQFLASEEACYRYALTSGEEYELCFTAPKQHAQQIRSLLADTPFTCIGEITERGEIHLYQQQPTQQSIQQQSTQQQPIQWQLDGFDHFKANS; this is encoded by the coding sequence ATGTCTGGTGAATTTAGTTTAATCGATCAATATTTTGCCCACCAACAAGCTTGTCGACCCGATGTGATTCTTGCACAGGGAGACGATTGCGCGGTGGTTCAAGTTCCTGCGGGGCAGCAAGTCGCTATCAGTACCGATACTTTGGTAGCGGGCACCCACTTTCTCCATAATGCCGACCCGGCGATGATTGCGCATAAAGCGTTAGCGTCGAATATCTCTGATCTCGCCGCCATGGGCGCGCAACCCGCTTGGGTTTCTATGGGAATCTCTCTACCAGAGGTCGACCATGATTGGCTGAAAGCCTTTTGTGACGCCTTTTTCAATCTTGCCGACTACTACGGTATTCAGTTGATTGGTGGCGATACCACCAAAGGTCCTCTCGTTATTACATTAACGGTTCAAGGCTTGGTTCCAGCGGGTGAAGCGATGACTCGCTCTGGTGCTAAGGTGGGCGATCTGGTGTATGTTACGGGTCATTTGGGCGATGCGAAAGCGGGCTTAGATGTGATTCTGGAAACTCACCAACACTCCAACAAAGCGTTGAATAACACCTTATTGGAGCGCCATTTTCTGTCATCGCCAAGGGTAGCGGCGGGGCTGCAACTTAGGGGATTAGCCTCAGCGGCGATTGATATTTCAGATGGTTTGGTGGCGGATTTAGGTCATATTTTGAAACGTTCAAATGTTGGAGCCGATCTTTATGTCGACCAACTGCCGGTGTCTCAAGAGCTTAAACAGTTTCTCGCAAGCGAGGAAGCGTGCTACCGCTACGCATTGACCAGTGGTGAAGAGTACGAGTTGTGTTTCACTGCCCCCAAGCAGCATGCCCAACAGATCCGAAGCCTATTAGCGGACACCCCTTTTACTTGTATTGGTGAAATCACAGAGCGTGGTGAGATTCATCTTTATCAGCAACAACCCACTCAACAGTCTATTCAACAACAATCTACTCAACAACAACCTATTCAGTGGCAACTGGACGGTTTCGACCACTTTAAGGCGAACTCATGA
- the tsaB gene encoding tRNA (adenosine(37)-N6)-threonylcarbamoyltransferase complex dimerization subunit type 1 TsaB, whose protein sequence is MTDKILAIDTATEKCSVALLIGDKVTTRSELAPRDHTKKVLPMVDELLKEAGLTLSELDALAFAQGPGSFTGVRICIGIAQGLGFGADLPMIGVSTLKAMAQGAYREQGATAVASAIDARMSEVYWGRYIREDNGDWASFDAECVIPPATLVEQMEQDQHSWFTAGTGWDAYQDTLTSLPLALTASAVNYPEAQDIAFLAQFELAKGNTVSADQASPVYLRDTVAWKKLPGRE, encoded by the coding sequence ATGACAGATAAAATTCTAGCCATTGATACCGCAACCGAAAAGTGCTCAGTGGCATTACTGATTGGCGATAAAGTCACGACTCGCAGTGAACTTGCCCCTCGAGACCATACAAAAAAAGTGCTGCCTATGGTCGATGAACTGCTTAAAGAAGCTGGTCTAACCTTATCAGAGTTAGATGCGCTGGCATTTGCGCAAGGACCGGGCAGTTTTACCGGTGTTCGTATCTGTATTGGTATCGCCCAAGGTTTGGGTTTTGGTGCCGATCTGCCCATGATAGGGGTCTCAACCTTAAAAGCGATGGCGCAAGGTGCTTATCGCGAACAAGGCGCGACTGCGGTTGCCAGTGCCATTGATGCACGAATGAGTGAGGTTTACTGGGGTCGTTATATCCGCGAGGACAACGGTGATTGGGCATCCTTTGATGCGGAATGTGTGATCCCACCTGCGACACTGGTTGAGCAGATGGAGCAAGATCAACATTCATGGTTTACCGCTGGAACGGGTTGGGACGCCTACCAAGACACATTGACTTCACTGCCGTTGGCATTAACGGCGTCGGCGGTCAATTATCCAGAAGCGCAGGATATCGCTTTCTTGGCACAATTCGAGTTGGCAAAAGGCAACACGGTGTCAGCGGATCAAGCCTCGCCTGTGTATCTGCGTGATACCGTGGCGTGGAAAAAGTTGCCCGGTCGCGAATAA
- a CDS encoding ATP-dependent DNA helicase, translating into MASNAIKKAFAEQGALGQVIPGFQPRQPQLDMAAAVENAINNDSQLVVEAGTGTGKTFAYLIPALLSGKKTIISTGSKNLQEQLFHRDLPLMVEALSYFGQVSLLKGRSNYLCLDRLSRQMVESHTTETQNDLLAQLVKVRSWSSETKSGDLGECDAIAEDSPIIPTITSTNDNCLGKECPSYEDCFVNKARKRALDSDVVVVNHHLFLADLAIKETGFGELIPEAEVFIFDEAHQIPDIASQYFGQSISSRQMQDLAKDIEIGYRTEAKDMRQLQKAGERLSQAAMDTRLLLGDTGFRGNWRDAIASTSIAHQMERLLDAIDLVIEVLKLALGRSQLLDTAFERATLIKGRLERVCDTSITGYSYWYDTSPRHFSLHITPLSVADKFHEQVETKGGAWIFTSATLAVSNDFGHFTSRLGLTPTQQFSLPSPFDYGNQARMCVPRYLPEPNHPSMAAKLVEMLAPVIEHNQGRCFFLCTSHQMMRDLGERFRERLSLPVLLQGETSKQKTLAEFMELGNALLVATGAFWEGIDVRGDTLSCVIIDKLPFTAPDDPLLKARIEDCRLQGGEPFAEVQVPDAVITLKQGVGRLIRDKNDRGALIICDNRLVTKEYGATFLASLPPIPRTRDLGTIQEFLQHPVTDEQ; encoded by the coding sequence ATGGCTTCTAATGCAATAAAAAAAGCGTTTGCTGAACAAGGGGCGCTCGGACAAGTCATCCCCGGCTTTCAACCTCGACAACCTCAGTTAGATATGGCGGCGGCGGTAGAAAATGCCATTAACAACGACAGCCAACTGGTGGTTGAAGCGGGTACCGGTACTGGTAAAACTTTCGCGTACTTAATTCCAGCGCTGCTGAGCGGTAAAAAAACCATCATTAGCACCGGTTCTAAAAACCTACAGGAACAACTGTTCCATCGCGATTTACCCTTGATGGTGGAAGCGCTCAGTTATTTTGGTCAGGTATCCTTGTTGAAAGGGCGCTCAAACTACCTCTGTCTAGATCGATTAAGTCGTCAGATGGTGGAGAGCCACACTACCGAGACGCAAAATGATTTATTGGCGCAACTTGTCAAAGTCAGATCTTGGTCTTCGGAAACCAAATCTGGTGATTTAGGCGAATGTGATGCCATCGCCGAAGACAGCCCCATTATTCCCACCATTACCTCAACCAATGACAATTGTTTAGGGAAAGAGTGTCCGAGCTACGAAGATTGTTTTGTCAATAAAGCGAGAAAGCGCGCCCTTGATTCCGATGTGGTGGTGGTCAACCATCACCTATTCTTGGCGGATTTAGCGATCAAAGAGACGGGCTTTGGTGAGCTTATCCCTGAGGCTGAAGTGTTTATTTTTGACGAAGCGCACCAGATCCCAGATATTGCGAGCCAATATTTTGGACAGTCTATTTCGAGTCGTCAGATGCAAGATCTCGCCAAAGACATTGAAATCGGCTATCGCACTGAAGCTAAAGATATGCGTCAATTGCAAAAAGCGGGCGAACGGCTTTCCCAAGCCGCGATGGATACCCGATTGCTCCTCGGTGACACCGGCTTTCGGGGCAATTGGCGTGATGCTATTGCGTCCACCAGTATTGCTCATCAGATGGAGCGATTGCTTGATGCGATTGATCTGGTGATTGAGGTGTTGAAACTGGCACTTGGACGCAGCCAACTATTGGATACCGCCTTTGAGCGAGCGACGTTAATCAAAGGTCGTTTGGAGCGCGTCTGTGATACATCGATTACTGGCTATTCGTATTGGTATGACACCAGTCCCCGCCACTTTAGCCTACATATCACACCGCTTTCGGTGGCGGATAAATTCCATGAACAGGTTGAAACCAAAGGCGGCGCATGGATTTTTACGTCCGCAACCCTCGCCGTATCGAATGACTTCGGACACTTTACCTCGCGTCTTGGATTGACACCTACGCAGCAGTTTTCTCTGCCAAGTCCGTTTGATTATGGCAATCAAGCGCGTATGTGCGTGCCCCGTTATTTACCGGAGCCAAACCATCCAAGCATGGCGGCGAAGTTAGTGGAGATGTTAGCGCCGGTGATTGAACACAACCAAGGTCGCTGTTTTTTCCTCTGTACTTCACATCAAATGATGCGCGATCTGGGGGAGCGATTTAGAGAGCGCTTGAGTCTGCCGGTATTGCTACAAGGTGAAACCAGCAAGCAGAAAACCTTAGCGGAATTTATGGAATTGGGTAATGCGTTACTCGTAGCAACCGGTGCCTTTTGGGAAGGCATCGATGTTAGAGGAGATACGCTAAGCTGTGTTATTATTGATAAATTACCCTTTACCGCGCCCGATGACCCACTATTAAAGGCGCGAATCGAGGATTGCCGACTTCAAGGTGGTGAACCTTTTGCTGAGGTGCAGGTGCCAGACGCCGTGATTACCCTCAAGCAAGGGGTTGGACGTTTAATACGCGATAAAAATGACCGTGGTGCGCTGATTATTTGCGATAATAGATTAGTGACCAAAGAATACGGCGCCACTTTCTTGGCCAGTTTACCCCCGATCCCAAGAACCCGAGATTTGGGTACAATACAAGAGTTTCTACAGCATCCGGTAACGGATGAGCAATAG
- a CDS encoding riboflavin synthase has translation MFTGIIEAVGTLKAIIPTGDDISIQVEAGKLDMSDVNLGDSIATNGVCLTVTSFTDTTYTADLSVETLNKTGFAQYKVGDKVNLEKAMLPTTRFGGHIVSGHVDGVGEIIERQHLGRAIEFWVQMPEEISKYVAEKGSITVDGISLTINALRKNAFKLTIVPHTTEETTIDQFQVGRKVNLEVDVLARYMERLLQSQAESSQTAESRLTMEFLQQNGFA, from the coding sequence ATGTTTACAGGAATTATTGAAGCAGTTGGCACCCTCAAAGCCATCATCCCTACAGGTGACGACATTAGTATTCAAGTCGAAGCGGGTAAACTCGATATGAGTGATGTCAATTTGGGCGACAGTATTGCCACTAACGGCGTTTGTCTAACAGTGACTTCGTTCACCGATACGACTTACACCGCCGATCTTTCGGTTGAAACCCTAAATAAAACCGGCTTCGCCCAGTATAAAGTGGGCGACAAGGTAAATCTTGAAAAGGCGATGTTACCGACTACACGTTTTGGTGGTCACATCGTTTCTGGTCACGTTGATGGTGTGGGTGAAATTATTGAACGACAGCATCTTGGTCGCGCCATTGAGTTTTGGGTGCAAATGCCAGAAGAAATCAGCAAATATGTGGCTGAAAAAGGATCCATCACGGTAGATGGTATTAGTCTTACCATCAATGCGTTAAGAAAAAATGCGTTTAAACTGACCATCGTTCCTCACACCACGGAAGAAACCACCATTGACCAGTTCCAAGTCGGTCGCAAGGTGAATCTTGAGGTCGATGTGCTTGCTCGTTATATGGAACGCTTGCTGCAAAGTCAGGCTGAATCGAGTCAAACCGCAGAGTCTCGCTTAACTATGGAATTTCTACAACAAAACGGCTTTGCGTAA
- the nusB gene encoding transcription antitermination factor NusB, whose protein sequence is MGASVKPAARRNARQFALQAIYSWQITKENVATVEEQFLSGGKYDEEEHHAAEPALTAPETDVVYFRDLLTGVVLNHTELDSKLRPYVSRPMQDLDMMELALLRLAMYEMTRREDVPYKVVINEAIELAKSFAAEDSHKFVNGVLDKAAPHVRKK, encoded by the coding sequence ATGGGGGCCAGTGTGAAACCAGCCGCACGTCGTAATGCACGTCAATTTGCTTTGCAAGCTATCTATTCTTGGCAAATTACCAAAGAAAATGTCGCGACTGTTGAAGAACAGTTTTTATCAGGCGGCAAGTATGATGAAGAAGAGCATCATGCAGCAGAGCCAGCGCTAACTGCACCAGAAACTGACGTTGTATATTTCCGTGATCTACTGACGGGTGTTGTGTTGAATCACACAGAACTAGACAGCAAGCTACGTCCATATGTGTCTCGCCCTATGCAAGACCTAGATATGATGGAACTGGCTTTACTGCGCCTAGCGATGTACGAAATGACACGTCGTGAAGACGTACCTTACAAAGTGGTGATTAACGAAGCGATTGAACTCGCTAAATCATTCGCAGCGGAAGATAGTCATAAGTTTGTGAACGGTGTACTTGATAAAGCCGCGCCACACGTACGTAAAAAGTAA
- a CDS encoding chromosome partitioning protein ParA, whose protein sequence is MVSIQGLPSVPTQRKTNKTNKASKNAVAQSSTVQQSNATQVSKVAQAVSTSVQQMSEADIHKARLQYDLPEGRSRKALEEYMSVMNRAKREELEALLGVDLYI, encoded by the coding sequence ATGGTCTCGATTCAAGGTTTACCTAGCGTCCCAACGCAACGTAAAACCAATAAAACGAATAAAGCCAGCAAGAACGCTGTCGCACAAAGCAGCACGGTTCAGCAATCCAATGCCACTCAAGTGAGCAAAGTGGCTCAGGCTGTGTCGACTTCCGTGCAGCAGATGTCTGAGGCGGATATTCACAAGGCGCGTTTGCAGTACGACTTGCCAGAAGGTCGTTCTAGAAAAGCGCTGGAAGAATATATGAGTGTGATGAATCGCGCCAAACGAGAAGAGCTAGAAGCACTTCTTGGCGTCGACCTCTATATCTGA